Proteins encoded in a region of the Xylocopa sonorina isolate GNS202 chromosome 11, iyXylSono1_principal, whole genome shotgun sequence genome:
- the Hipk gene encoding homeodomain interacting protein kinase isoform X9 produces MPFESRWPESAWNHTKAHVREGDFKIFIVVVVSPAVSCGMCDMFIQTQQTSSVNGSSSSSSSSSNNTVHHHSKKRKLEYNVSQPVIQHALVQSTGDYQLDNTGLQQRYSVNGANTAFSSLHNNNALQKSSPNQQTLVRASTIKLLDTYQRCGQKRKTWSREGNGDGLAVHSANATNAVGSTVVSQHHTQQQQQQQQLQQQQQQQQQQHKQTGMTAHSKQVTNAANGGGGGSNPQGDGDYQLVQHEVLYSMTNQYEVLEFLGRGTFGQVVKCWKKGTNEIVAIKILKNHPSYARQGQIEVSILSRLSQENADEFNFVRAYECFQHKSHTCLVFEMLEQNLYDFLKQNKFSPLPLKYIRPILQQVLTALLKLKQLGLIHADLKPENIMLVDPVRQPYRVKVIDFGSASHVSKAVCNTYLQSRYYRAPEIILGLPYCEAIDMWSLGCVVAELFLGWPLYPGSSEYDQIRYISQTQGLPTEHMLNNASKTTKFFYRDMDSTYPFWRLKTPEEHEAETGIKSKEARKYIFNCLDDIGQVNVPTDLEGGQLLAEKADRREFIDLLKRMLTMDQVERRITPGEALNHAFVTLAHLVDYAHCNNVKASVQMMEVCRRAGDFTASPAHHQAPPAPQPPPPTSLVANFVPTTNGSAVTFTFNNQLTNQVQRLVREHRTAQTGYDNLYQIYSNSSRRATQYSSSSNGSNSGRSGVHDFPHQLVPGLLCHPPSYQTMPSPAKHVVVAQPPQAQQGPLQIQPSIISQQAVAAAAAAAQQQYAAVPVSMVETGRQMLLTNAVQTSWPGGSRQMAAIVPSWQQLPPQHAAIQQPLLSDAGDWGRPLIVDSSAILQDQRPVFPVTEVYNTSALVEHPSQGWGKRSVTKHHQHHVTVPQQSQHRHEHKKETQQLSPVKKRVKESTPPSNMRRHSPSNGHWQQQPMQQHHHSSKHSSSHNVEHHQVTSGRQQTITIHDTPSPAVSVITISDSEDETPGKCCGDRQCGACQNLATRLSGDGRPIREEVIRSTQSTPRVVQPIQQTHSSSQSHTNGHVTTHSTSQRTQRKNIISCVTVGDSDGEASPGRAHNHLYQHLPQHPQHQQTTQLIKHEPQQQHHVSSSSGYSSQSQKKRLLAKVQSECNMVNVATKPEPGVEYLAPHPCHAPACKEPPTYQDDAYDMHDYFLQYVTTSSAHPHLQEQHIVYTTGTDKRVSWPGKRAEYKHEYVQPPAAHSRDHQKWAVANTVHQYRQSQVVGSAAHPGHTHSHHGHPAHLSPGGGGGGRSPAGGPVIGSAQHLGQPLYQEYAHVRSRAHAVPPPVYVTAAPSQAPAAIQQQQVPTYQGFTPGSSPLTLYDSSRALPPPAHHSSARPLLASHAAHPLPAHMQPTAVYGLAPLSPAKHQYQPSGLWFTE; encoded by the exons ATGCCTTTTGAGAGCCGCTGGCCCGAATCAGCGTGGAACCATACAAAGGCACATGTACGTGAAGGAGACTTTAAAATATTCATAGTCGTCGTGGTGTCTCCGGCTGTTAGTTGC GGAATGTGTGACATGTTCATCCAAACACAGCAGACGAGTAGCGTcaacggcagcagcagcagcagcagcagcagcagtaacAACACCGTTCACCACCACAGCAAGAAACGCAAGTTGGAGTACAACGTGAGTCAGCCGGTGATCCAGCACGCATTGGTCCAATCGACCGGCGACTACCAATTAGACAATACCGGTCTGCAACAACGGTACTCCGTGAACGGTGCTAATACCGCATTTAGCTCGCTGCACAACAATAATGCGCTGCAAAAGAGTAGCCCGAACCAACAGACCCTGGTACGAGCCTCGACGATCAAGCTCTTAGACACGTACCAACGCTGTGGCCAGAAG AGAAAAACTTGGTCGAGGGAGGGTAATGGTGACGGCCTGGCAGTCCACTCCGCCAACGCGACCAACGCGGTGGGCAGTACTGTAGTGTCGCAACACCATacccaacaacaacaacaacaacaacaactgcaacaacaacagcagcaacagcaacaacaacacaAGCAGACAGGCATGACGGcgcatagcaagcaagtgaccaACGCTGCCAATGGAGGCGGTGGTGGCAGCAACCCCCAAGGAGACGGAGATTATCAGTTGGTCCAGCACGAGGTTCTCTATTCTATGACTAATCAGTACGAGGTCCTCGAGTTTTTGGGTAGAGGTACTTTTGGACAG GTCGTGAAATGCTGGAAAAAAGGAACCAATGAAATAGTAGCCATCAAAATTTTGAAGAACCATCCATCTTATGCGCGCCAAGGGCAAATTGAG GTCTCCATCCTGTCTCGACTCAGTCAGGAAAACGCGGATGAGTTCAACTTTGTGCGCGCTTATGAGTGCTTTCAGCACAAATCCCATACCTGCTTGGTCTTTGAGATGCTAGAACAAAATCTGTATGATTTCCTGAAACAGAATAAATTCTCACCCCTACCGCTCAAATACATCCGACCGATTCTCCAACAAGTACTCACTGCTCTTTTAAAACTTAAG CAATTGGGGTTGATTCACGCCGATCTTAAACCAGAAAACATAATGCTCGTGGATCCAGTACGTCAACCTTATCGTGTGAAAGTTATTGATTTTGGATCAGCCTCCCATGTGTCTAAAGCTGTCTGCAACACGTACTTGCAATCGCGATACTACCGCGCGCCTGAAATTATACTTGGACTTCCATATTGTGAAGCGATAGATATGTGGTCGCTCGGCTGTGTGGTTGCTGAATTGTTTTTAGGATGGCCTCTATACCCTGGTAGCTCGGAATACGATCAGATCCGATACATAAGTCAAACGCAAGGCCTACCGACGGAGCATATGTTAAATAATGCCAGCAAAACGACGAAATTCTTTTACAGAGACATGGACA GCACATATCCGTTTTGGCGATTGAAAACACCGGAAGAGCACGAAGCCGAAACTGGTATCAAATCTAAGGAGGCGAGGAAGTATATTTTTAACTGTCTCGACGATATTGGTCAAGTTAATGTTCCGACTGATTTGGAAGGCGGTCAACTTCTGGCTGAAAAAGCAGAtaggagagagttcattgacCTCTTGAAGAGGATGCTCACGATGGACCAGGTA GAGCGCCGTATAACACCCGGGGAGGCTCTGAACCATGCCTTTGTTACGCTGGCCCACTTAGTCGATTATGCACACTGCAACAATGTTAAGGCTTCCGTCCAGATGATGGAGGTTTGCCGACGAGCAGGTGATTTCACTGCTAGTCCAGCGCATCACCAAGCTCCTCCAGCGCCTCAACCACCTCCACCAACGTCATTGGTAGCTAACTTTGTACCGACGACGAATGGCAGCGCGGTAACTTTCACCTTTAACAACCAACTGACCAATCAAGTACAGCGGTTGGTCAGGGAACATCGCACCGCGCAAACAGGCTATGACAATCTG TATCAAATATACAGTAATAGTAGTCGTCGCGCGACTCAGTACAGTAGCTCGTCTAATGGATCGAACAGTGGTCGAAGTGGAGTACACGACTTTCCGCATCAATTGGTCCCTGGCCTACTTTGTCATCCACCCAGTTATCAGACGATGCCAAGTCCTGCAAAACACGTAGTTGTCGCTCAA CCTCCACAAGCGCAACAAGGTCCGCTACAGATCCAACCATCGATCATATCGCAGCAGGCTGTTGCTGCTGCAGCTGCAGCTGCCCAGCAACAGTATGCAGCGGTTCCTGTGTCCATGGTGGAAACTGGACGACAAATGTTATTAACC AATGCTGTACAAACCTCTTGGCCTGGTGGGAGTCGTCAAATGGCCGCTATCGTACCATCCTGGCAGCAGTTGCCGCCGCAACATGCTGCCATACAGCAGCCATTGTTAAGCGACGCTGGAGATTGGGGAAGACCTCTTATCGTCGACAGCTCTGCTATTTTGCAG GATCAGCGGCCAGTATTTCCTGTCACAGAAGTTTATAACACTAGTGCCCTTGTTGAGCATCCGTCTCAGGGTTGGGGTAAACGTAGCGTGACGAAGCATCATCAGCATCATGTGACGGTGCCACAACAATCGCAGCATAGGCACGAGCATAAGAAAGAGACGCAGCAGTTGAGTCCGGTGAAgaagagagtgaaagagagcaCACCACCTAGCAACATGAGACGACATTCACCGTCGAACGGCCATTGGCAGCAGCAACCTATGCAGCAGCATCATCACAGCAGCAAACACAGCAGCAGTCACAATGTGGAGCATCATCAAGTTACATCTGGTCGGCAGCAAACCATCACCATCCACGACACACCATCGCCAGCTGTTTCTGTTATCACGATCAGTGATAGCGAAGACGAAACACCGGGTAAATG CTGTGGAGATCGGCAATGCGGAGCCTGTCAGAATTTGGCAACTCGCCTGTCTGGCGATGGACGTCCAATCCGCGAGGAAGTCATCCGAAG TACGCAATCAACACCGCGCGTGGTCCAACCGATTCAGCAAACACATTCGAGCAGTCAGTCTCATACCAACGGGCACGTAACGACGCACAGCACATCTCAGAGGACGCAACGGAAAAATATAATCAGTTGTGTAACTGTCGGCGACAGCGATGGCGAGGCGAGCCCAGGTCGGGCGCACAATCATCTGTACCAACATTTACCGCAACATCCACAGCATCAGCAAACTACGCAGCTAATTAAACACGAGCCTCAGCAACAGCATCACGTCAGCAG TAGCTCCGGATACTCTTCCCAGTCACAAAAGAAACGATTATTGGCGAAAGTACAGTCCGAGTGTAATATGGTGAATGTTGCAACAAAACCAGAGCCCGGCGTCGAATACCTTGCACCGCATCCGTGTCACGCGCCAGCCTGCAAAGAGCCACCGACCTATCAG GATGATGCCTATGACATGCATGACTACTTCTTGCAGTATGTGACCACGAGTAGCGCGCATCCCCACCTTCAAGAGCAGCACATCGTGTACACGACCGGCACGGACAAGCGGGTATCGTGGCCTGGTAAGAGAGCGGAATACAAACACGAGTACGTCCAACCGCCGGCTGCTCATTCGAGAGATCACCAAAAATGGGCGGTGGCGAACACTGTGCACCAGTACAG GCAGAGCCAGGTGGTGGGTTCGGCAGCCCATCCGGGTCATACCCACAGTCATCATGGGCATCCGGCCCACCTAAGCCCTGGGGG
- the Hipk gene encoding homeodomain interacting protein kinase isoform X15, producing MPFESRWPESAWNHTKAHVREGDFKIFIVVVVSPAVSCGMCDMFIQTQQTSSVNGSSSSSSSSSNNTVHHHSKKRKLEYNVSQPVIQHALVQSTGDYQLDNTGLQQRYSVNGANTAFSSLHNNNALQKSSPNQQTLVRASTIKLLDTYQRCGQKRKTWSREGNGDGLAVHSANATNAVGSTVVSQHHTQQQQQQQQLQQQQQQQQQQHKQTGMTAHSKQVTNAANGGGGGSNPQGDGDYQLVQHEVLYSMTNQYEVLEFLGRGTFGQVVKCWKKGTNEIVAIKILKNHPSYARQGQIEVSILSRLSQENADEFNFVRAYECFQHKSHTCLVFEMLEQNLYDFLKQNKFSPLPLKYIRPILQQVLTALLKLKQLGLIHADLKPENIMLVDPVRQPYRVKVIDFGSASHVSKAVCNTYLQSRYYRAPEIILGLPYCEAIDMWSLGCVVAELFLGWPLYPGSSEYDQIRYISQTQGLPTEHMLNNASKTTKFFYRDMDSTYPFWRLKTPEEHEAETGIKSKEARKYIFNCLDDIGQVNVPTDLEGGQLLAEKADRREFIDLLKRMLTMDQVERRITPGEALNHAFVTLAHLVDYAHCNNVKASVQMMEVCRRAGDFTASPAHHQAPPAPQPPPPTSLVANFVPTTNGSAVTFTFNNQLTNQVQRLVREHRTAQTGYDNLYQIYSNSSRRATQYSSSSNGSNSGRSGVHDFPHQLVPGLLCHPPSYQTMPSPAKHVVVAQPPQAQQGPLQIQPSIISQQAVAAAAAAAQQQYAAVPVSMVETGRQMLLTNAVQTSWPGGSRQMAAIVPSWQQLPPQHAAIQQPLLSDAGDWGRPLIVDSSAILQDQRPVFPVTEVYNTSALVEHPSQGWGKRSVTKHHQHHVTVPQQSQHRHEHKKETQQLSPVKKRVKESTPPSNMRRHSPSNGHWQQQPMQQHHHSSKHSSSHNVEHHQVTSGRQQTITIHDTPSPAVSVITISDSEDETPGKCCGDRQCGACQNLATRLSGDGRPIREEVIRSTQSTPRVVQPIQQTHSSSQSHTNGHVTTHSTSQRTQRKNIISCVTVGDSDGEASPGRAHNHLYQHLPQHPQHQQTTQLIKHEPQQQHHVSSSSSGYSSQSQKKRLLAKVQSECNMVNVATKPEPGVEYLAPHPCHAPACKEPPTYQDDAYDMHDYFLQYVTTSSAHPHLQEQHIVYTTGTDKRVSWPGKRAEYKHEYVQPPAAHSRDHQKWAVANTVHQYRQSQVVGSAAHPGHTHSHHGHPAHLSPGGGGGGRSPAGGPVIGSAQHLGQPLYQEYAHVRSRAHAVPPPVYVTAAPSQAPAAIQQQQVPTYQGFTPGYIV from the exons ATGCCTTTTGAGAGCCGCTGGCCCGAATCAGCGTGGAACCATACAAAGGCACATGTACGTGAAGGAGACTTTAAAATATTCATAGTCGTCGTGGTGTCTCCGGCTGTTAGTTGC GGAATGTGTGACATGTTCATCCAAACACAGCAGACGAGTAGCGTcaacggcagcagcagcagcagcagcagcagcagtaacAACACCGTTCACCACCACAGCAAGAAACGCAAGTTGGAGTACAACGTGAGTCAGCCGGTGATCCAGCACGCATTGGTCCAATCGACCGGCGACTACCAATTAGACAATACCGGTCTGCAACAACGGTACTCCGTGAACGGTGCTAATACCGCATTTAGCTCGCTGCACAACAATAATGCGCTGCAAAAGAGTAGCCCGAACCAACAGACCCTGGTACGAGCCTCGACGATCAAGCTCTTAGACACGTACCAACGCTGTGGCCAGAAG AGAAAAACTTGGTCGAGGGAGGGTAATGGTGACGGCCTGGCAGTCCACTCCGCCAACGCGACCAACGCGGTGGGCAGTACTGTAGTGTCGCAACACCATacccaacaacaacaacaacaacaacaactgcaacaacaacagcagcaacagcaacaacaacacaAGCAGACAGGCATGACGGcgcatagcaagcaagtgaccaACGCTGCCAATGGAGGCGGTGGTGGCAGCAACCCCCAAGGAGACGGAGATTATCAGTTGGTCCAGCACGAGGTTCTCTATTCTATGACTAATCAGTACGAGGTCCTCGAGTTTTTGGGTAGAGGTACTTTTGGACAG GTCGTGAAATGCTGGAAAAAAGGAACCAATGAAATAGTAGCCATCAAAATTTTGAAGAACCATCCATCTTATGCGCGCCAAGGGCAAATTGAG GTCTCCATCCTGTCTCGACTCAGTCAGGAAAACGCGGATGAGTTCAACTTTGTGCGCGCTTATGAGTGCTTTCAGCACAAATCCCATACCTGCTTGGTCTTTGAGATGCTAGAACAAAATCTGTATGATTTCCTGAAACAGAATAAATTCTCACCCCTACCGCTCAAATACATCCGACCGATTCTCCAACAAGTACTCACTGCTCTTTTAAAACTTAAG CAATTGGGGTTGATTCACGCCGATCTTAAACCAGAAAACATAATGCTCGTGGATCCAGTACGTCAACCTTATCGTGTGAAAGTTATTGATTTTGGATCAGCCTCCCATGTGTCTAAAGCTGTCTGCAACACGTACTTGCAATCGCGATACTACCGCGCGCCTGAAATTATACTTGGACTTCCATATTGTGAAGCGATAGATATGTGGTCGCTCGGCTGTGTGGTTGCTGAATTGTTTTTAGGATGGCCTCTATACCCTGGTAGCTCGGAATACGATCAGATCCGATACATAAGTCAAACGCAAGGCCTACCGACGGAGCATATGTTAAATAATGCCAGCAAAACGACGAAATTCTTTTACAGAGACATGGACA GCACATATCCGTTTTGGCGATTGAAAACACCGGAAGAGCACGAAGCCGAAACTGGTATCAAATCTAAGGAGGCGAGGAAGTATATTTTTAACTGTCTCGACGATATTGGTCAAGTTAATGTTCCGACTGATTTGGAAGGCGGTCAACTTCTGGCTGAAAAAGCAGAtaggagagagttcattgacCTCTTGAAGAGGATGCTCACGATGGACCAGGTA GAGCGCCGTATAACACCCGGGGAGGCTCTGAACCATGCCTTTGTTACGCTGGCCCACTTAGTCGATTATGCACACTGCAACAATGTTAAGGCTTCCGTCCAGATGATGGAGGTTTGCCGACGAGCAGGTGATTTCACTGCTAGTCCAGCGCATCACCAAGCTCCTCCAGCGCCTCAACCACCTCCACCAACGTCATTGGTAGCTAACTTTGTACCGACGACGAATGGCAGCGCGGTAACTTTCACCTTTAACAACCAACTGACCAATCAAGTACAGCGGTTGGTCAGGGAACATCGCACCGCGCAAACAGGCTATGACAATCTG TATCAAATATACAGTAATAGTAGTCGTCGCGCGACTCAGTACAGTAGCTCGTCTAATGGATCGAACAGTGGTCGAAGTGGAGTACACGACTTTCCGCATCAATTGGTCCCTGGCCTACTTTGTCATCCACCCAGTTATCAGACGATGCCAAGTCCTGCAAAACACGTAGTTGTCGCTCAA CCTCCACAAGCGCAACAAGGTCCGCTACAGATCCAACCATCGATCATATCGCAGCAGGCTGTTGCTGCTGCAGCTGCAGCTGCCCAGCAACAGTATGCAGCGGTTCCTGTGTCCATGGTGGAAACTGGACGACAAATGTTATTAACC AATGCTGTACAAACCTCTTGGCCTGGTGGGAGTCGTCAAATGGCCGCTATCGTACCATCCTGGCAGCAGTTGCCGCCGCAACATGCTGCCATACAGCAGCCATTGTTAAGCGACGCTGGAGATTGGGGAAGACCTCTTATCGTCGACAGCTCTGCTATTTTGCAG GATCAGCGGCCAGTATTTCCTGTCACAGAAGTTTATAACACTAGTGCCCTTGTTGAGCATCCGTCTCAGGGTTGGGGTAAACGTAGCGTGACGAAGCATCATCAGCATCATGTGACGGTGCCACAACAATCGCAGCATAGGCACGAGCATAAGAAAGAGACGCAGCAGTTGAGTCCGGTGAAgaagagagtgaaagagagcaCACCACCTAGCAACATGAGACGACATTCACCGTCGAACGGCCATTGGCAGCAGCAACCTATGCAGCAGCATCATCACAGCAGCAAACACAGCAGCAGTCACAATGTGGAGCATCATCAAGTTACATCTGGTCGGCAGCAAACCATCACCATCCACGACACACCATCGCCAGCTGTTTCTGTTATCACGATCAGTGATAGCGAAGACGAAACACCGGGTAAATG CTGTGGAGATCGGCAATGCGGAGCCTGTCAGAATTTGGCAACTCGCCTGTCTGGCGATGGACGTCCAATCCGCGAGGAAGTCATCCGAAG TACGCAATCAACACCGCGCGTGGTCCAACCGATTCAGCAAACACATTCGAGCAGTCAGTCTCATACCAACGGGCACGTAACGACGCACAGCACATCTCAGAGGACGCAACGGAAAAATATAATCAGTTGTGTAACTGTCGGCGACAGCGATGGCGAGGCGAGCCCAGGTCGGGCGCACAATCATCTGTACCAACATTTACCGCAACATCCACAGCATCAGCAAACTACGCAGCTAATTAAACACGAGCCTCAGCAACAGCATCACGTCAGCAG CAGTAGCTCCGGATACTCTTCCCAGTCACAAAAGAAACGATTATTGGCGAAAGTACAGTCCGAGTGTAATATGGTGAATGTTGCAACAAAACCAGAGCCCGGCGTCGAATACCTTGCACCGCATCCGTGTCACGCGCCAGCCTGCAAAGAGCCACCGACCTATCAG GATGATGCCTATGACATGCATGACTACTTCTTGCAGTATGTGACCACGAGTAGCGCGCATCCCCACCTTCAAGAGCAGCACATCGTGTACACGACCGGCACGGACAAGCGGGTATCGTGGCCTGGTAAGAGAGCGGAATACAAACACGAGTACGTCCAACCGCCGGCTGCTCATTCGAGAGATCACCAAAAATGGGCGGTGGCGAACACTGTGCACCAGTACAG GCAGAGCCAGGTGGTGGGTTCGGCAGCCCATCCGGGTCATACCCACAGTCATCATGGGCATCCGGCCCACCTAAGCCCTGGGGG